A window from Leptothermofonsia sichuanensis E412 encodes these proteins:
- a CDS encoding N-acetylmuramoyl-L-alanine amidase: MDGGKWVRQWMGFWFVAGQGGMGDRSHGVVSLAGCAAIPVLGVAASVALLASPGWAQKALYLAYPPANHQTTAHQIFLIGTAPPKGTVLVNGNPIPRTPVGHFAPSFPLKVGDNRFTLRYNQQELTVTVTRLTTEPVIPAGAAFARDSLTPAVDVARLPDEWFCFGAIAPATAKVSVQLAGQTIPLTSRSQVVDLPENAAVLTQQNQPVIRTAHSYTGCTRSVLLGDLGQPEFQFVLEGKTVSQKAPGSIRILSPMQLEVAEVIADNGAARTGPSTDYSRLTPLPKGTQATVTGYEGDWVRLDYGAWINRKEVQIQKSTAPVTSLIRSIRARQVAGWTEVIFPLQVPVPLSVHQGDRTFTLTLYNTTAQTDIIRLDDDPLIQRLDWQQTVPGQVQYTFNLKTRQQWGYKLRYEGTSLVLSLRHPPATRQAPPSSSTSLSGTTILLDPGHGGPEDLGAVGPTGLPEKTVALTLSKLLREQLVQRGAKVVMTREQDEDVSLQDRISLINKTQPTLVLSLHYNALPDSGDAIKTKGISTFWYNTQAHSLAVFLHNYLVKTLKRPSYGIFWNNLALTRPAVAPSVLLELGFMINPVEYEWIVNPGEQKRLAGAIADGVAEWVGRGVRGEE, encoded by the coding sequence ATGGATGGAGGAAAGTGGGTGAGGCAGTGGATGGGTTTCTGGTTTGTGGCAGGGCAGGGGGGAATGGGCGATCGCTCCCATGGGGTGGTTTCTCTGGCTGGTTGTGCTGCCATTCCGGTTCTGGGAGTGGCTGCCAGTGTGGCTTTGCTGGCTTCCCCTGGGTGGGCACAAAAGGCGCTCTATCTGGCTTATCCGCCAGCGAACCACCAGACTACTGCCCACCAGATTTTCTTAATCGGAACTGCCCCCCCAAAGGGAACCGTGCTGGTGAATGGAAACCCCATCCCTCGCACCCCTGTGGGGCACTTTGCCCCCAGTTTCCCCCTGAAAGTGGGTGACAATCGGTTTACCCTGCGGTATAACCAGCAGGAATTGACGGTAACGGTGACACGGCTGACGACGGAACCAGTGATTCCAGCAGGAGCCGCCTTTGCCAGAGATTCCCTGACTCCCGCCGTAGACGTTGCCCGTCTCCCCGATGAGTGGTTTTGTTTTGGGGCGATCGCCCCTGCCACTGCCAAAGTCTCCGTCCAACTGGCAGGGCAAACGATTCCCCTCACCTCCCGTAGCCAGGTTGTAGACCTGCCGGAAAATGCCGCTGTTTTAACCCAACAAAACCAGCCTGTTATCCGTACTGCCCATTCCTATACAGGCTGCACCCGTTCTGTGCTGCTGGGAGATCTGGGACAGCCAGAATTTCAATTTGTCCTGGAGGGGAAAACTGTCAGCCAGAAAGCTCCTGGCAGTATTCGCATTCTGTCGCCGATGCAGTTAGAGGTGGCTGAGGTGATTGCTGACAATGGAGCTGCTCGCACCGGTCCCAGCACTGACTATTCCCGCCTGACGCCTTTACCAAAGGGGACTCAGGCCACGGTCACCGGCTACGAAGGAGATTGGGTGAGGCTGGACTATGGAGCCTGGATCAATCGGAAAGAAGTACAGATCCAGAAAAGCACAGCTCCGGTTACCTCTCTGATTCGGAGTATCCGGGCACGCCAGGTAGCGGGCTGGACAGAGGTGATTTTTCCCCTGCAAGTGCCGGTACCGCTGAGTGTGCATCAGGGCGATCGCACCTTTACCCTCACCCTTTACAACACCACGGCCCAGACCGATATTATTCGCCTGGACGATGATCCGCTGATTCAACGTCTTGACTGGCAGCAAACGGTTCCCGGTCAGGTGCAGTACACCTTCAACCTGAAGACGCGCCAGCAATGGGGGTATAAGCTCCGCTATGAGGGCACCAGTCTGGTACTGTCCTTGAGGCATCCCCCTGCCACCCGGCAGGCACCCCCATCCTCTTCCACCTCCCTGTCTGGAACCACGATTCTGCTTGACCCCGGCCACGGGGGGCCAGAGGATCTGGGTGCCGTTGGACCCACTGGATTACCCGAGAAAACCGTTGCCCTCACTCTCTCAAAGCTTTTACGGGAACAGTTAGTTCAGCGGGGAGCAAAGGTGGTAATGACCCGTGAGCAGGATGAGGACGTGTCATTGCAAGATCGAATTAGCTTAATCAACAAAACACAGCCAACCCTTGTCCTCAGTCTGCACTACAACGCCCTGCCAGACAGCGGTGATGCCATCAAGACCAAAGGCATTTCTACCTTCTGGTACAACACCCAGGCACACAGTCTGGCAGTATTTCTGCATAACTATCTTGTGAAGACGCTCAAACGACCGTCCTACGGTATTTTTTGGAATAACCTGGCGCTCACCCGTCCGGCAGTTGCTCCCAGTGTTCTATTAGAACTGGGTTTTATGATTAATCCAGTGGAATATGAGTGGATCGTTAACCCAGGAGAGCAAAAACGGTTGGCAGGGGCGATCGCGGATGGAGTGGCTGAGTGGGTGGGGAGGGGAGTGAGGGGGGAGGAGTGA
- a CDS encoding surface-adhesin E family protein produces the protein MSNTLQKFCCIAGTVAALLGTASLVEAAPAKKGWVEVLTDQRDKTWYVDSGSIQGRGRFRYFWSYTTGGVPYSENGQLVYSMAFYLSVDCQQKRFRLRYARALDENGKTIKEFNFGETQSLNSPRSGSGEEASLNFVCSQR, from the coding sequence ATGTCAAATACCTTACAAAAATTCTGCTGTATTGCCGGGACAGTCGCCGCTCTCCTGGGAACAGCCAGTCTGGTAGAAGCAGCACCCGCCAAAAAAGGCTGGGTCGAGGTCTTGACCGATCAGCGGGACAAAACCTGGTACGTGGATAGTGGGTCAATCCAGGGCAGGGGACGTTTTCGCTATTTCTGGTCTTACACTACCGGAGGGGTACCCTATTCTGAAAATGGGCAATTAGTCTATAGCATGGCCTTTTATCTGTCAGTAGACTGTCAGCAAAAGCGGTTTCGCCTCCGCTATGCCCGGGCACTGGATGAGAATGGTAAAACCATCAAAGAGTTTAACTTTGGCGAAACCCAATCCCTGAACAGTCCCCGATCTGGCTCTGGAGAAGAGGCTTCCCTTAACTTCGTTTGTTCCCAGCGGTAA
- the ribD gene encoding bifunctional diaminohydroxyphosphoribosylaminopyrimidine deaminase/5-amino-6-(5-phosphoribosylamino)uracil reductase RibD, whose translation MDYSSHHPASDSTENKISSGRSQDQKMMQRCLELARQALGKTAPNPLVGAVVVQDGEIVGEGFHPAAGQPHAEVFALRQAGERARGATIYINLEPCNHFGRTPPCSEALIQAGIKKAVIGMIDPNPRVAGSGVARLHQAGIEVVVGVEEADCQALNEAFVYRVTHHRPLGILKYAMTLDGKIATTTGHSSWVTSSAARAKVHQWRSGCDAIVIGGNTVRQDNPLLTSRQELHTPLRIVMSRSLNLPTNAQLWNTATAPTLVVTEPGSNPEFRAFLDDRGVEVIELIPLTPSALMTCLYERGLMSVLWECGGTLAAQAIADGSIQKILAFIAPKIIGGSTAPTPVGDLGLTTMTDALPLERVSWQLVGSDLLIEGYLEKGAR comes from the coding sequence ATGGATTATTCTTCCCATCATCCTGCATCTGATTCTACGGAAAACAAAATCAGCTCCGGGCGATCGCAGGATCAGAAAATGATGCAGCGGTGCCTGGAACTGGCTCGACAGGCATTGGGGAAAACGGCTCCCAATCCGCTGGTGGGGGCGGTTGTGGTTCAGGATGGGGAAATTGTGGGTGAGGGATTTCACCCCGCGGCGGGGCAGCCCCATGCCGAGGTGTTTGCCCTGCGCCAGGCTGGAGAGCGGGCCAGAGGTGCCACCATCTATATCAATCTGGAACCCTGTAACCACTTTGGGCGTACACCCCCCTGCTCAGAGGCGTTGATTCAGGCCGGCATCAAAAAAGCGGTGATTGGCATGATTGATCCAAACCCAAGGGTTGCCGGGAGTGGTGTTGCCCGGTTGCATCAGGCAGGGATTGAAGTGGTGGTGGGGGTAGAGGAAGCCGATTGCCAGGCGTTAAACGAAGCCTTTGTTTACCGGGTCACCCACCATCGCCCCCTGGGTATCTTGAAATATGCCATGACGCTGGATGGCAAAATTGCCACCACAACCGGCCATAGTAGCTGGGTTACCAGTTCGGCGGCCCGGGCAAAAGTTCACCAATGGCGAAGCGGTTGTGATGCGATCGTCATTGGTGGCAACACGGTTCGCCAGGACAATCCATTGCTGACCAGTCGGCAGGAACTTCACACGCCCCTACGAATTGTTATGAGCCGATCGCTCAACCTGCCCACCAATGCTCAACTCTGGAATACCGCTACAGCTCCTACCCTGGTGGTGACGGAACCCGGTTCTAACCCGGAATTTCGTGCTTTTCTGGATGATCGGGGTGTGGAAGTGATTGAATTGATTCCCCTGACGCCCTCTGCCTTAATGACCTGCCTGTACGAACGGGGCTTGATGAGTGTTTTGTGGGAGTGCGGGGGAACCCTGGCGGCGCAGGCGATCGCCGATGGTTCCATCCAAAAAATTCTGGCTTTCATTGCCCCTAAAATCATTGGCGGCAGCACAGCCCCTACCCCTGTCGGCGATCTGGGGTTAACAACCATGACAGATGCGTTGCCGTTAGAGCGAGTAAGCTGGCAGTTGGTTGGCTCGGATCTGTTGATCGAAGGATATCTGGAAAAGGGGGCAAGGTAG
- a CDS encoding site-2 protease family protein, producing the protein MNGNIRVGNLFGIPFYINPSWFLVLALVTWTYSGGLAAQFPGLPAGVPLILGLVTALLLFSSVLAHELGHSFVALSQGVGVNSITLFLFGGFASLDRESETPAEAFWVAIAGPLVSLMLAGLLGITGYVTAVSGPLAAILGLLTYINLALALFNLIPGLPLDGGNILKALVWKITGNPYKAVKFASRMGQIVGWGAIASGILPLLLTGSFGSVWNLLIGWFLLQNAGQAAQYASVQEQLDGLTAADAVTPDSPVVSDQLSLREFADQLILNPANWRKFLVTNATGQLVGEVAVDQLKTIPGDRWSETSVADLTQPIESFRTVLSNQPLMDVIRLLEEKQLPALTVIRDNNILVGLLEKPAIINLLQRRLQANPV; encoded by the coding sequence ATGAACGGCAATATCCGCGTCGGGAACCTGTTTGGGATTCCCTTTTACATCAATCCCTCCTGGTTTCTGGTCCTGGCACTGGTGACCTGGACTTACAGTGGTGGACTGGCAGCCCAGTTTCCAGGCTTGCCGGCAGGGGTGCCCCTGATCCTGGGGCTGGTGACGGCCCTGCTGTTGTTTTCTTCGGTTCTGGCCCACGAACTGGGGCACAGTTTTGTTGCTCTAAGCCAGGGCGTTGGGGTCAACTCCATCACCCTGTTTCTGTTTGGTGGTTTTGCCAGCCTTGACAGGGAGTCAGAAACTCCTGCGGAAGCATTCTGGGTGGCGATCGCCGGTCCTCTAGTCAGTCTGATGCTGGCAGGGCTGCTGGGCATCACTGGCTATGTGACCGCTGTTTCTGGACCCCTGGCAGCCATTCTGGGTTTATTGACTTATATTAACCTGGCTCTGGCGCTCTTTAATCTAATCCCCGGTTTGCCTCTGGATGGTGGCAACATCCTTAAAGCACTGGTCTGGAAAATTACGGGCAATCCTTACAAAGCGGTTAAATTTGCCAGCCGCATGGGTCAGATTGTGGGTTGGGGGGCGATCGCCTCCGGTATTCTGCCCCTGCTTCTTACTGGCAGTTTCGGTAGTGTCTGGAACCTGTTGATCGGCTGGTTCCTGTTACAAAATGCGGGTCAGGCGGCTCAGTATGCTTCTGTTCAAGAGCAACTGGATGGATTGACGGCTGCCGATGCGGTTACTCCAGACAGCCCGGTTGTTTCTGACCAGCTTTCCCTGCGTGAGTTCGCTGATCAGCTGATTCTCAACCCTGCCAACTGGCGCAAGTTTCTGGTCACCAATGCTACGGGGCAACTGGTTGGCGAAGTAGCGGTCGATCAGTTGAAGACGATACCGGGCGATCGCTGGTCAGAGACTTCGGTTGCAGACCTGACTCAACCGATTGAGTCCTTCAGAACTGTCCTGTCCAACCAGCCTTTGATGGATGTCATCAGGCTTCTGGAAGAGAAGCAGTTACCAGCGCTGACAGTCATCCGTGACAATAACATTCTGGTTGGACTGCTGGAAAAACCTGCCATCATCAACCTGCTCCAGCGTCGGCTCCAGGCAAACCCTGTTTAA
- a CDS encoding folate/biopterin family MFS transporter, producing MNVSTSGFATVKNSLTGKVLFGHEPSPELIAILLVYFVQGILGLARLAVSFFLKDDLGLSPAEVSALVGFAALPWMVKPLFGFISDGMPIGGYRRRPYLILSGFLGALAWVALATVVNSAWSAMGAIALSSLSIAFSDVIVDSIVVERARKESVGDAGSLQSLCWGATAVGGILTAYLSGFLLQHFSTRTVFGITATFPLIVSLVAWLITESPTPEQANWTVVRQQLGQLRQAVSQKAIWMPTVFLFLWQATPTAESAFFFFTTNELGFDPEFLGRVRLVTSLASLLGVWMFQRFLRNVPYRTIFGWSTVISAALGLTTLLLVTHANRALGISDRWFSIGDNLVLTVMGQIAFMPVLVLAARLCPAGVEATLFALLMSVVNLAGLLSYESGALLMHWMGITERNFSNLALLVVITNLSTLLPLPLLGWLPPATEQPDGSAGSVPRLPTVPVALDFDPSASKHLEQPFMPDLVTELVNTANREAEESILLSED from the coding sequence ATGAATGTATCGACCTCTGGTTTTGCAACTGTGAAAAACTCGTTGACCGGCAAGGTGCTGTTCGGTCATGAACCCTCGCCGGAGTTGATCGCCATCCTGCTTGTTTACTTCGTGCAGGGAATTCTGGGGCTGGCCCGGCTGGCGGTCAGTTTTTTTCTGAAGGATGACCTGGGACTCAGTCCGGCAGAAGTGTCTGCCCTGGTTGGGTTTGCTGCCCTGCCCTGGATGGTCAAACCCCTGTTCGGGTTCATTTCTGACGGAATGCCTATTGGGGGCTACCGGCGCCGTCCCTATCTGATTCTGTCTGGATTCCTGGGTGCGCTGGCCTGGGTGGCACTGGCGACCGTGGTGAATTCTGCCTGGTCTGCGATGGGGGCGATCGCCCTCAGTTCCCTCTCCATTGCTTTCAGCGATGTCATTGTTGACTCGATTGTGGTTGAGCGGGCGCGCAAGGAGTCGGTCGGGGATGCCGGGTCATTGCAGTCTCTCTGCTGGGGAGCTACAGCGGTTGGCGGCATTCTGACTGCCTATCTCAGTGGCTTTTTGCTCCAGCACTTCAGCACCCGCACTGTTTTTGGGATCACAGCAACTTTTCCGCTGATTGTCTCTCTGGTTGCCTGGTTAATTACTGAATCGCCCACTCCAGAGCAGGCTAACTGGACTGTGGTGAGGCAACAGCTTGGACAACTGCGTCAGGCCGTGAGCCAGAAGGCAATCTGGATGCCAACTGTGTTTTTGTTTCTCTGGCAGGCAACCCCAACGGCTGAGTCTGCTTTCTTCTTCTTCACCACCAATGAGTTGGGATTTGACCCGGAATTTCTGGGACGGGTGCGACTGGTGACCAGTCTGGCCTCTCTGCTGGGGGTCTGGATGTTTCAGCGGTTTTTGCGGAATGTCCCCTATCGTACTATTTTTGGCTGGTCCACCGTGATTTCAGCGGCTCTGGGGTTGACTACGTTACTGCTGGTGACCCATGCCAACCGGGCACTGGGGATTAGCGATCGCTGGTTCAGTATCGGTGACAACCTGGTGTTGACGGTGATGGGACAGATTGCCTTTATGCCAGTCTTGGTCCTGGCGGCACGGCTCTGTCCTGCCGGGGTGGAAGCGACCCTGTTTGCGCTGTTGATGTCAGTGGTGAATCTGGCTGGATTGCTCTCCTATGAATCCGGTGCCCTGCTGATGCACTGGATGGGCATCACAGAACGTAATTTTTCGAATCTGGCCCTCCTGGTTGTGATTACCAATCTCAGTACACTGTTGCCATTGCCGTTGCTAGGCTGGCTACCTCCAGCGACAGAACAACCGGATGGCTCCGCCGGGTCAGTGCCACGCTTACCAACGGTGCCGGTCGCCCTGGACTTTGACCCCTCTGCCTCGAAACACCTGGAGCAACCGTTTATGCCTGACCTGGTCACAGAACTGGTCAATACGGCAAACCGGGAGGCTGAAGAATCCATACTGCTCTCTGAGGATTAG
- a CDS encoding carotenoid oxygenase family protein — translation MQTVIDSSIGFSREDWQRGYASLKQEFDYWIDEIEGIIPSDLHGTLFRNGPGLLDVNGKRLHHPFDGDGMICAISFKEGRAHFRNRFVRTEGYLREQSAGRILYRGVFGTQKPGGWLANAFDFRLKNIANTHVIYWGGKLLALWEAAEPHRLDPSTLETLGLDDLDGILQPGEAFAAHPRIDPACDRTNGEPCLVNFSIKSGLSSTFKIYEFNPLGQLVSTYDRVVPGFAFVHDFVITPNYCIFFQNPVRFNPLPYAIGLQSAGQCITFHPEQPTRIVLIPRPPGNQGQTMDEQPAPQTRPTGKPGAVTFEVLSGFVFHHANAFEQGNQLVIDSICYASLPTVEPDADYRETDFDALAPGQLWRFRLDLDTGAVQRQSLESRCCEFPAVHPNHVGRPYRYTYLAAAHAPSGNAPNQAILKVDMESNQRQIWSAAPRGFVGEPVFLPRSGTAEDDGWLLALVFDAACDRSSVVILDARDLNRGPVARLHLKHHVPYGLHGSFTPQWFMD, via the coding sequence ATGCAAACCGTAATTGACAGCTCGATTGGCTTCAGCCGTGAAGATTGGCAACGGGGTTATGCTTCTTTGAAGCAAGAGTTTGACTACTGGATTGATGAGATCGAAGGAATCATCCCCTCGGATTTGCATGGCACCCTGTTTCGGAATGGTCCCGGTTTGCTGGATGTCAATGGAAAGCGGCTGCACCACCCATTTGATGGAGATGGCATGATCTGTGCCATTTCGTTTAAGGAGGGTCGTGCCCATTTTCGCAACCGCTTCGTCCGTACTGAAGGTTATCTGCGGGAACAGTCCGCCGGTCGTATTCTTTATCGGGGAGTGTTTGGTACGCAAAAGCCGGGGGGTTGGCTGGCAAATGCTTTTGACTTTCGTCTGAAAAATATTGCCAATACCCATGTTATTTACTGGGGGGGAAAGTTGCTGGCGCTGTGGGAAGCCGCAGAACCTCATCGGCTCGACCCCTCCACCCTGGAAACCCTGGGACTGGATGATCTGGATGGCATACTGCAACCTGGGGAGGCATTTGCAGCCCATCCCCGGATTGACCCTGCCTGCGATCGCACCAATGGTGAACCCTGCCTGGTGAACTTCTCCATCAAATCGGGTCTGTCTTCAACCTTTAAGATTTACGAATTCAATCCGCTGGGGCAGCTCGTCAGTACATACGATCGGGTGGTTCCTGGCTTTGCCTTTGTTCACGACTTTGTGATCACCCCTAATTACTGCATTTTTTTCCAGAATCCCGTCCGGTTTAACCCACTTCCCTATGCGATCGGTCTCCAATCGGCTGGACAGTGCATTACGTTTCACCCGGAACAGCCAACCAGAATTGTGCTGATTCCGAGGCCGCCAGGCAATCAGGGTCAGACAATGGACGAGCAACCAGCGCCGCAAACCCGACCGACAGGGAAACCAGGGGCAGTCACCTTTGAGGTTTTATCCGGGTTTGTTTTTCATCACGCCAACGCCTTTGAGCAGGGAAATCAACTGGTGATTGATTCCATCTGTTATGCATCCCTGCCGACGGTAGAACCTGATGCGGACTATCGAGAGACTGACTTTGATGCGCTTGCACCCGGTCAACTCTGGCGGTTTCGACTCGACCTGGATACCGGAGCGGTTCAACGTCAATCCCTGGAAAGCCGCTGCTGTGAATTCCCCGCTGTGCATCCCAATCACGTTGGGCGACCTTACCGTTACACCTACCTGGCCGCCGCCCATGCGCCCAGCGGCAATGCCCCCAACCAGGCAATTCTCAAGGTTGATATGGAATCAAATCAACGCCAGATCTGGAGTGCGGCTCCCAGAGGGTTTGTTGGTGAACCAGTGTTTTTGCCGCGCTCAGGCACCGCGGAAGATGATGGCTGGTTGCTGGCGCTGGTGTTTGATGCTGCCTGCGATCGCTCCAGTGTTGTAATCCTGGATGCCCGGGACCTGAACCGGGGACCTGTTGCCCGCCTGCATCTAAAACACCATGTTCCCTATGGCTTGCACGGTAGTTTTACACCCCAATGGTTTATGGACTAG
- a CDS encoding formylglycine-generating enzyme family protein, giving the protein MKNRLTIRRTSGTGQGYIEPLLDVGTALPLHMVLIPGGSFTMGSPVDELERNDNSESPQHDVTVPQFFMGRYPITQAQWRAVAHLPQVERELDPEPSYFKSKGNHPVEQVSWYEAVEFCARLEKHTNRPYRLPTEAEWEYACRAGTTTPFHFGKTLTDELANYDASVAYADGPIGEYRQETTPVDYFGIANAFGLSEMHGNVFEWCQDHWHNNFNGAPTDGSAWLTRNENATRVIRGGSWIIYPRDCRSAYRDLNDPVNRSDFIGFRVCCSSPRTL; this is encoded by the coding sequence ATGAAGAACCGTCTTACGATTCGCCGTACTTCGGGCACCGGACAAGGTTACATCGAACCGCTACTGGATGTAGGTACCGCCCTCCCGCTCCACATGGTTCTTATTCCCGGTGGCAGCTTTACAATGGGTTCCCCAGTGGATGAGCTTGAAAGGAATGACAATTCGGAAAGTCCCCAGCATGATGTAACCGTTCCCCAATTTTTTATGGGGCGTTATCCGATTACCCAGGCACAATGGCGTGCCGTTGCCCACCTGCCCCAGGTTGAACGAGAGTTAGACCCTGAGCCTTCCTACTTCAAAAGCAAGGGTAACCATCCGGTAGAGCAGGTTTCCTGGTACGAGGCCGTTGAATTCTGTGCCCGGCTCGAAAAACATACCAACCGCCCCTACCGCCTGCCGACAGAAGCCGAATGGGAGTATGCCTGCCGTGCTGGAACCACTACCCCCTTCCACTTTGGCAAAACCCTCACCGATGAGCTTGCTAACTATGATGCATCAGTAGCTTACGCTGATGGTCCCATAGGGGAGTATCGCCAGGAAACCACACCTGTAGACTACTTTGGCATTGCCAATGCCTTTGGTCTGTCCGAGATGCACGGGAATGTTTTTGAATGGTGCCAGGATCACTGGCATAACAATTTCAACGGTGCACCGACGGATGGCAGCGCCTGGTTAACCCGTAATGAAAATGCAACCCGTGTTATTCGCGGCGGCTCCTGGATCATCTATCCGAGGGATTGCCGCTCCGCTTACCGCGACCTCAACGACCCCGTCAACCGCAGCGACTTCATCGGTTTTCGTGTTTGTTGCTCCAGTCCCAGGACTCTGTAG
- the avd gene encoding diversity-generating retroelement protein Avd, which translates to MPKELSIIQKTYDLIKWYVPILNRLPRDHRFQLGDRMISGLYELMESLIVVRYQRDKLAQLQLINSKLDILRYQTRLLLDFELLSSKGYQYAGQLINGIGVELGGWIKQQEKKPHETLR; encoded by the coding sequence ATGCCCAAAGAGTTGTCAATTATTCAGAAAACCTATGACCTGATCAAGTGGTACGTACCGATTTTGAACCGCTTGCCGCGAGACCATCGATTTCAGTTGGGAGATCGAATGATAAGCGGACTATATGAGTTGATGGAAAGCCTGATCGTGGTTCGTTACCAGCGGGATAAGCTGGCTCAATTGCAATTGATCAATAGCAAACTGGATATTTTGCGTTACCAGACCCGACTTCTGTTAGATTTTGAACTGCTTTCCAGTAAAGGATATCAGTATGCTGGACAGTTGATCAATGGGATTGGTGTGGAGCTGGGTGGCTGGATCAAGCAGCAGGAAAAGAAACCTCATGAAACGCTACGGTAA
- a CDS encoding RNA-directed DNA polymerase: MKRYGNLWSQITEFDNLWIAARQAQRGKRFCGNVLEFNYFLEMELCQLQAELKNKTYQPGEYRTFEIQDPKPRLISAAPYRDRVVHHALCNIIMPPLERTLIGDTYANRLGYGTHRALKRFTTFARSYRYCLQCDIQKYFPSIDHEILKALIRRKIKCPDTLWLIDTIIDASNEQVPVIEYFPGDDLLTPIQRRRGLPIGNLTSQFFANLYLSPFDHFAKEQLKLRHYLRYVDDFAAFSDNYQELADARPVMEDYLATLRLKMHPIKSQLFETMHGANFVGFRVLPDRIRVRNDNLRRTRRRMKELQRQYAVGKITLKPLVQRLQSWEAHLLHGDTYRLRRKVFDHYSFVRREEEKRGRAVETRVPPQDLGGF, from the coding sequence ATGAAACGCTACGGTAACCTCTGGTCTCAGATTACTGAGTTTGACAACCTGTGGATAGCAGCGAGGCAGGCTCAGCGAGGTAAGCGGTTTTGCGGGAATGTGCTGGAGTTTAACTATTTCCTCGAAATGGAGCTGTGCCAGCTTCAGGCTGAACTGAAGAACAAAACCTATCAACCGGGCGAGTATCGAACCTTTGAAATCCAGGATCCAAAGCCCCGGTTGATTTCGGCTGCACCGTATCGTGATCGCGTAGTGCATCATGCCCTGTGTAACATCATTATGCCGCCACTGGAGCGCACCCTGATTGGCGACACCTACGCCAATCGGCTGGGCTATGGGACCCACCGGGCACTAAAGCGGTTTACAACATTTGCGCGGAGCTATCGCTATTGCTTACAGTGCGACATTCAAAAGTATTTTCCCTCCATTGACCATGAAATTCTCAAGGCTCTCATCCGACGGAAGATCAAATGCCCTGATACGCTGTGGTTGATTGATACCATTATTGACGCCAGCAATGAACAGGTGCCCGTAATAGAATACTTTCCGGGAGATGACCTGCTCACGCCAATCCAGCGGCGCAGGGGGCTACCCATTGGCAACCTGACCAGTCAATTTTTTGCCAATTTGTATCTGAGTCCATTTGACCACTTTGCCAAAGAGCAACTGAAACTACGCCATTATCTGCGATACGTGGATGACTTTGCAGCGTTTTCAGACAATTACCAGGAGCTGGCAGACGCAAGACCCGTCATGGAAGACTATCTGGCAACACTGCGACTGAAGATGCACCCTATCAAAAGTCAGCTTTTTGAAACGATGCATGGGGCCAATTTTGTTGGATTTCGGGTGTTACCGGACCGAATCCGGGTCAGAAATGACAATTTGCGGCGGACTCGGCGGCGCATGAAAGAGCTTCAGCGCCAGTATGCTGTGGGGAAGATCACGTTAAAGCCGCTGGTGCAACGGTTACAGAGTTGGGAAGCCCATCTTCTACATGGAGACACCTATCGGCTCAGACGGAAGGTGTTTGACCACTATAGTTTTGTGAGGAGAGAAGAAGAAAAAAGAGGCAGAGCTGTGGAAACGAGAGTACCCCCCCAAGACCTCGGAGGTTTCTGA